The Gemmatimonadota bacterium genome has a segment encoding these proteins:
- a CDS encoding S9 family peptidase: MRRSLLSAVAIGLCSTSTLSAQNAKPVPTGPKNWADSTIVAERYVTPPPEVARLVTAPRENAVSYASPSPVTRRWFVRSVSDGMPTLALMGKPYHNLGGFQVDIRGNRSRSMTTGSRAGIELYDRTSGATIRVQIPAGARVGTTAWSPDGSTIAFLALFEDATHIYLADAATGRSRPLTKTPLLATHVTTFEWTADGKSIVAVLLPDGRTAEPKAPPVATEPMIRVNEGAKLKTRTYADLLENSYDKTLVEYYSVGQLAVIDVKSRVATKIGAPGMIRTLDASPDAKFFRISYQEKPFSYVLPVSSFGSREVILDGTGKLVRELSNRPLRENQLGDSTANRPAGPPAAGAADTAKRNLAWHPFKPGMLYVQQLRAPTRPPRAAGDTTGAPTPASGRGTNGAAATRPDRLMHWLPPFDSTTATLVYQTDNRIANARFSEDGSILFTTETATRGTFEYAVFLTDSNRKVALVTPAPRAAGDTANAAGGRGAGGAPGGRGGAGGASIVTRAGSHGAPVVMLSTDRKSVFVQGSTTDSTTKIARPWVDRVELATGTRTRLYEGKGDLIETISAPLDDDFATAIIQRESPTAVPQSYLLTLATKEAKQLTKNDELMPEIRNTIKKTVIARRADGYTFRVKVTLPADWKEGTRLPAMFWFYPSEYATQEAYNRGTAAAGDPPTRFPTFGARSLAFLTTVGYAVIEPDAPIFASDGQLPNDNYVADLRNDLAATIDALDSLGYIDRQRLGIGGHSYGAFSTVNAMVHTPFFKAGIAGDGAYNRTLTPNGFQSEQRDLWQGRTTYLEMSPFLYADQLNGALLLYHSTDDQNVGTDPINSTRLYHALQGLGKTVSLYMYPYEDHGPIAKETVLDQWGRWVAWLDKYVKNANKPAEEKKKIATDEE, translated from the coding sequence ATGCGTCGCTCCCTGCTGTCTGCTGTGGCCATCGGCCTCTGCTCGACCTCCACGCTTTCGGCACAAAACGCCAAGCCGGTGCCGACCGGACCGAAGAACTGGGCCGACTCGACGATCGTCGCCGAACGCTACGTGACGCCTCCGCCCGAGGTGGCGCGACTCGTCACGGCGCCGCGCGAGAATGCGGTGAGCTACGCGAGCCCAAGCCCAGTGACGCGGCGATGGTTCGTGCGCTCGGTGAGCGACGGGATGCCGACGCTCGCGCTGATGGGGAAGCCCTATCACAATCTCGGTGGCTTCCAGGTCGACATCCGCGGCAACCGCAGCCGGAGCATGACGACCGGCAGCCGCGCCGGCATCGAGCTGTACGACCGCACCAGTGGCGCTACGATCCGGGTGCAGATCCCGGCGGGAGCACGGGTCGGCACAACGGCATGGTCGCCCGACGGGTCGACGATCGCCTTCCTCGCCCTGTTCGAGGATGCCACGCACATCTACCTGGCCGACGCTGCCACCGGCCGGTCGCGCCCGCTGACGAAGACGCCGCTGCTCGCGACGCACGTCACGACCTTCGAGTGGACGGCCGATGGGAAGTCGATCGTGGCGGTGCTGCTGCCGGACGGACGCACGGCCGAACCGAAGGCGCCGCCGGTGGCGACGGAGCCGATGATTCGCGTCAACGAAGGGGCCAAGTTGAAGACCCGGACGTACGCGGACCTGCTCGAGAACAGCTACGACAAGACGCTGGTCGAGTACTACAGCGTGGGGCAACTGGCGGTCATCGATGTGAAGAGCCGGGTGGCAACGAAGATCGGCGCGCCGGGGATGATCCGGACGCTTGATGCCTCGCCCGACGCGAAGTTCTTCCGGATCAGCTATCAGGAAAAGCCGTTCTCGTACGTGCTCCCGGTCTCATCGTTCGGATCGCGGGAGGTGATCCTCGACGGAACCGGGAAGCTCGTGCGGGAACTCAGCAATCGGCCCCTGCGCGAGAACCAACTCGGCGACAGCACCGCGAACCGCCCTGCGGGTCCTCCGGCCGCCGGCGCCGCCGACACCGCCAAGCGCAACCTCGCGTGGCACCCCTTCAAGCCGGGGATGCTGTACGTGCAGCAGCTCAGGGCACCGACCCGCCCGCCGCGTGCAGCCGGCGACACGACCGGGGCGCCGACGCCCGCGAGTGGGCGCGGCACGAACGGCGCTGCCGCGACGCGGCCCGACCGGTTGATGCACTGGCTGCCGCCGTTTGACTCGACCACGGCCACGCTGGTGTACCAGACCGACAATCGGATCGCGAACGCCCGGTTCTCGGAGGATGGCAGCATCCTCTTCACCACCGAGACGGCGACGCGCGGCACCTTCGAGTACGCCGTCTTCCTGACCGACAGCAATCGCAAGGTCGCCTTGGTGACGCCGGCGCCACGCGCCGCGGGTGACACGGCCAACGCGGCTGGTGGGCGTGGCGCGGGTGGTGCGCCCGGTGGCCGCGGTGGGGCGGGCGGGGCGAGCATCGTGACCCGCGCCGGCAGCCACGGCGCCCCGGTGGTGATGCTCTCCACCGACCGGAAGTCGGTGTTCGTGCAGGGCAGCACGACTGACTCCACCACCAAGATTGCACGGCCGTGGGTCGACCGCGTCGAGCTTGCCACGGGCACGCGCACGCGACTGTATGAAGGGAAGGGCGACCTGATCGAGACCATCTCCGCACCGCTCGACGATGACTTTGCCACCGCCATCATCCAGCGCGAGTCGCCGACCGCGGTGCCGCAGTCGTATCTCCTCACGCTGGCGACCAAGGAGGCGAAGCAGCTCACCAAGAACGACGAGCTGATGCCGGAGATTCGCAACACGATCAAGAAGACGGTGATCGCCCGCCGTGCCGATGGCTACACCTTCCGCGTGAAGGTCACGCTCCCGGCCGACTGGAAGGAGGGGACGCGGCTTCCGGCGATGTTCTGGTTCTACCCGTCGGAGTATGCCACGCAGGAGGCCTACAACCGCGGCACCGCCGCCGCCGGTGACCCACCGACGCGCTTCCCGACCTTCGGGGCTCGCTCGCTCGCCTTCCTCACGACGGTGGGCTACGCCGTGATCGAGCCGGATGCGCCGATCTTTGCCTCGGATGGCCAGTTGCCGAACGACAACTACGTCGCCGACCTGCGCAACGACCTCGCCGCAACGATCGATGCGCTCGACTCCCTCGGCTATATCGACCGCCAGCGCCTCGGCATCGGCGGACACTCCTACGGCGCGTTCTCGACCGTCAACGCGATGGTGCACACGCCGTTCTTCAAGGCGGGCATCGCGGGTGACGGTGCGTACAATCGGACCCTCACCCCGAACGGTTTCCAGAGCGAGCAGCGCGACCTCTGGCAGGGGCGCACCACCTACCTCGAGATGTCGCCGTTCCTCTATGCCGACCAGCTGAACGGGGCACTGCTGCTCTACCACTCGACGGACGACCAGAACGTCGGCACCGACCCGATCAACTCGACCCGCCTCTACCACGCACTGCAGGGGCTCGGGAAGACGGTGTCGCTCTACATGTACCCGTACGAGGATCACGGTCCGATCGCCAAGGAGACCGTGCTCGACCAGTGGGGCCGCTGGGTGGCCTGGCTGGACAAGTACGTCAAGAACGCCAACAAGCCCGCTGAAGAGAAAAAGAAGATCGCGACCGACGAAGAGTGA
- a CDS encoding lmo0937 family membrane protein → MLQTVAIVLIVLWALGMGTGYALGGLIHILLVIALISLILRFASGRKVV, encoded by the coding sequence ATGCTGCAAACCGTCGCTATTGTCCTGATCGTGCTCTGGGCCCTGGGTATGGGTACCGGCTACGCGCTGGGTGGGTTGATCCATATCCTGTTGGTCATCGCGCTGATTTCGCTGATTCTTCGGTTCGCGTCGGGGCGGAAGGTCGTCTAG
- a CDS encoding WD40 repeat domain-containing protein produces the protein MKRFSLAAIALVASATGVVAQQPQVLAKYNIGGDGGTDYLNVEVATGRVFISRSTHVMVVDGATGKVVGDILDTPRVHGIAFAPGSHHGFTTNAGDSTVTMFDLGTLAVIKKIATHTGGLDGIMYDDGTDRIILTNHSRPIGTATAINATTGEIVGTANLEDTAPEGAASDGKGRLFVNNEGTNTMQVLDGKTMQVQASWPIAPCDGPTGIAYDRAHDRIFSGCSGTSVVTDAKRGKVVAQIANGDGVDALGWDPTQQLIYIPAGGDGTLTVVHQESADKYRVIATVPTMRGAKTVAVDATRHVAYVFTPEYGPAPVPVAGTAPPTGGRAPRGPMIGAWLIVVGVK, from the coding sequence ATGAAGCGCTTCTCCCTCGCGGCGATCGCCCTCGTGGCCAGTGCCACGGGCGTCGTCGCCCAACAGCCGCAGGTGCTCGCGAAGTACAACATCGGTGGCGATGGTGGCACCGACTATCTGAATGTCGAGGTGGCGACCGGCCGCGTCTTCATCTCGCGCAGCACGCACGTGATGGTGGTGGATGGGGCCACGGGCAAGGTGGTCGGTGACATCCTCGACACGCCGCGCGTCCACGGCATCGCCTTCGCCCCGGGCTCGCACCACGGCTTCACCACCAACGCCGGCGACTCAACGGTCACGATGTTCGACCTCGGCACCCTGGCCGTGATCAAGAAGATTGCCACCCACACCGGTGGCCTCGACGGCATCATGTATGACGACGGCACCGACCGGATCATCCTCACCAACCATTCGCGACCGATCGGCACGGCCACGGCTATCAACGCCACCACCGGCGAGATCGTCGGCACGGCCAACCTCGAGGATACCGCGCCCGAAGGCGCGGCGAGCGACGGCAAGGGTCGCCTCTTCGTGAACAACGAGGGCACCAACACCATGCAGGTACTCGACGGCAAGACGATGCAGGTGCAGGCCTCGTGGCCGATCGCCCCGTGCGATGGCCCCACCGGCATCGCCTATGATCGGGCGCATGATCGCATCTTTTCGGGGTGCAGTGGCACCTCGGTCGTCACCGACGCGAAGCGCGGCAAGGTGGTGGCGCAGATCGCCAACGGAGACGGCGTGGACGCACTCGGCTGGGATCCGACCCAGCAGTTGATCTACATCCCTGCCGGAGGGGACGGCACCCTGACGGTGGTACATCAGGAAAGCGCGGACAAGTATCGCGTGATCGCGACGGTGCCGACGATGCGGGGCGCCAAGACCGTGGCCGTTGATGCCACACGCCACGTGGCGTACGTCTTCACCCCGGAGTATGGACCCGCCCCCGTGCCCGTCGCCGGCACCGCGCCGCCGACGGGTGGCCGGGCACCACGTGGACCGATGATCGGTGCGTGGCTGATCGTGGTGGGTGTGAAGTAG
- a CDS encoding PepSY domain-containing protein, whose amino-acid sequence MITARFPRIALAMILATGLSLTACDKSEKGDEGDEGPETSEVAATPANSAAEADSLAVYLREATVTEADARATALKEVPGGAVQKYELEREGGKLIYSYDITVTGKEGVEEVQIDATTGAMVSHEHETPADEKKEAAEDAKAAAAGVKTP is encoded by the coding sequence ATGATCACCGCCCGCTTTCCCCGTATTGCCCTCGCCATGATCCTGGCCACCGGCCTCTCCCTCACGGCGTGCGATAAGTCCGAAAAGGGCGACGAGGGCGACGAGGGCCCGGAAACGTCCGAAGTCGCCGCCACGCCGGCCAATTCGGCCGCCGAGGCGGATTCTCTCGCGGTGTACCTGCGCGAAGCCACGGTCACCGAGGCCGATGCCCGCGCGACCGCGCTCAAGGAAGTCCCCGGCGGCGCCGTCCAGAAGTACGAGCTCGAACGCGAGGGGGGCAAGCTGATCTATTCGTACGACATCACGGTGACGGGCAAGGAGGGCGTCGAGGAAGTCCAGATCGATGCCACGACCGGTGCGATGGTCTCGCACGAGCACGAGACGCCGGCCGATGAGAAGAAGGAAGCCGCAGAGGACGCCAAGGCCGCGGCGGCCGGGGTGAAGACGCCATGA
- a CDS encoding efflux RND transporter permease subunit has product MSTPTPPDQPGHGSLFALLTAQRRFIYLVVTLVSFVGIWSATTLPSAIYPELTFERITVVAEGSALGPRQMLFDVTRPIEEAVSVVLGVTRVQSRSIRGGSETTITFAPGTDMQYALQLVQASVNQVAGDLPMGLDIQMERMTPSIFPILSYNLEGGDPATLYDIARYQIRPLISRVPGVARVDVMGSDIREIEVIADPARLVAQGMTYEDLATAIRAATTVTAVGRVPSNYRQYLIVSATEAHAAEDIANLVVGRGLRVRDLATVLPGTEDHVREISGDGHPAALLNITRQIGGNTVGIADSIAVLAQSLAATLPPGVHLKATYDQAALVRDAMATVRDAMLIGAALAVIVLLLFLRHARITAISASSIPLTLAITVAIMALAGQTFNLMTLGAMAIAIGLVIDDAVVVTENIVRHLRLTPDRTRAVREAVSELIWPVTTSTITTVVVFLPLGLLTGVEGQFFRTLSATLTIAVLVSLVLALSLIPLLSAQYLTVADTDTDEPASHRGLLAGLERRIDALSVRYAQSLHAVLHHPRMAALIAAGLVVTGVMVYRVIGTGFLPEMDEGAFVLDYWTPGGTALSETDRQLRIIEQILAETPEVVGSSRRTGAEMGLFATQLNRGDIAVRLTAPGKRTRTSEEIIDDIRTRINAAVPRVRIEFVQILADVIGDLAGGARPVEIRLFGPDLDSLEAYAQRLAVGIGTIDGIEDLYDGISEPSEELAMHIDAAKADRAGLTPEAISAQVAGALLGRPAGIVRLDDRSIGVRVRAPDSVRFEESRLGSLPVLSSAGASATALAAFASFTPVETRAELLRQNQQQIIDMTSDISGRSLGDVMKDVKRVVAEIPPTQGIRMELAGQYASQQAAFRSLVMVLAMAALSVVAVMVVQFRSFTEPFVVLLAAPISFVGALALLEITGTPLNVSSFMGLILLVGLIVKNGIILLDFTHRRMAEAGIDLETALTEAGRIRLRPILMTTLCTLFGLLPLALGLGAGSEMQKPLALAVIGGLALSTPITLYVVPTLLVAIRGRAHTITRSAP; this is encoded by the coding sequence GTGAGCACTCCCACGCCTCCGGATCAGCCAGGGCACGGATCGCTCTTCGCGTTGCTGACGGCGCAGCGACGCTTCATCTATCTGGTGGTCACGCTGGTCTCCTTCGTGGGAATCTGGTCCGCCACCACCCTCCCGTCGGCGATCTACCCCGAACTCACCTTTGAGCGCATTACCGTCGTGGCGGAAGGGAGTGCGCTCGGGCCGCGCCAGATGCTGTTCGATGTCACCCGGCCGATCGAGGAAGCGGTGAGTGTGGTGCTCGGGGTGACGCGGGTGCAGTCGCGATCGATCCGTGGCGGCAGCGAGACCACGATCACCTTCGCCCCCGGCACCGACATGCAGTACGCGTTGCAGCTGGTGCAGGCAAGCGTCAATCAGGTCGCGGGCGACCTGCCGATGGGGCTCGACATCCAGATGGAACGGATGACGCCCTCGATCTTCCCGATCCTCTCGTACAACCTCGAGGGCGGTGATCCCGCCACGCTGTATGACATCGCCCGGTACCAGATCCGTCCCCTCATTTCACGGGTTCCCGGCGTGGCGCGCGTGGACGTCATGGGGAGCGATATCCGAGAGATCGAGGTCATCGCCGACCCGGCGCGCCTTGTGGCTCAAGGGATGACCTATGAGGACCTCGCGACCGCGATCCGCGCGGCCACCACGGTCACTGCCGTGGGACGCGTCCCCTCCAACTACCGTCAGTACCTCATCGTCTCGGCCACCGAGGCCCATGCCGCCGAGGACATCGCGAACCTCGTGGTTGGACGTGGCCTCCGGGTGCGCGACTTGGCCACCGTGCTGCCGGGGACCGAGGACCACGTCCGGGAGATTTCCGGCGACGGCCACCCGGCGGCACTGCTCAACATCACGCGGCAGATCGGTGGGAACACGGTCGGCATCGCCGACAGCATTGCAGTGCTGGCCCAATCACTCGCCGCGACGCTCCCGCCGGGTGTCCATCTCAAGGCGACCTACGATCAGGCCGCGCTGGTCCGCGATGCGATGGCGACGGTGCGCGATGCGATGCTGATCGGTGCCGCCCTCGCCGTGATCGTCCTGCTCCTCTTCCTTCGGCATGCCCGCATCACGGCGATCAGTGCGTCGTCGATTCCGCTGACCCTGGCGATCACCGTGGCCATCATGGCGCTCGCGGGGCAGACGTTCAATCTGATGACGCTCGGGGCGATGGCCATCGCGATCGGCCTGGTGATCGACGACGCGGTGGTGGTCACCGAGAACATCGTCCGACATCTGCGGCTGACACCGGATCGGACGCGCGCCGTGCGCGAGGCCGTCTCGGAGCTGATCTGGCCGGTGACCACCTCGACCATCACCACGGTCGTCGTGTTCCTCCCGCTCGGCCTGCTGACCGGCGTCGAGGGACAATTCTTCCGGACCCTCTCGGCGACGCTGACGATCGCCGTGCTCGTCTCGCTCGTGCTGGCGCTGTCCCTGATTCCGTTGCTCAGTGCGCAGTACCTCACCGTGGCCGACACCGACACGGATGAGCCGGCCTCACACCGTGGCCTGCTGGCCGGACTGGAACGACGGATTGACGCGCTGTCGGTGCGATATGCCCAATCGCTGCACGCGGTCCTGCATCATCCCCGGATGGCGGCACTGATTGCGGCAGGACTGGTGGTGACGGGCGTGATGGTCTATCGGGTGATCGGCACCGGATTCCTCCCGGAAATGGACGAAGGGGCCTTCGTCCTCGACTATTGGACACCGGGCGGCACGGCGCTCTCGGAAACCGACCGGCAACTGCGCATCATCGAGCAGATTCTGGCCGAGACGCCTGAAGTGGTCGGCAGCTCGCGCCGGACCGGTGCCGAGATGGGCCTGTTCGCGACGCAGCTGAATCGCGGCGACATCGCCGTTCGTCTCACGGCTCCGGGGAAGCGGACGCGGACGTCGGAGGAGATCATCGACGATATCCGGACCCGCATCAATGCCGCGGTACCACGAGTCCGTATCGAGTTCGTCCAGATTCTTGCGGACGTGATCGGGGATCTGGCCGGCGGCGCCAGGCCGGTGGAGATCCGATTGTTCGGCCCCGACCTCGACTCGCTCGAAGCCTACGCTCAACGGCTGGCGGTCGGCATCGGTACCATCGATGGCATCGAGGACCTGTACGACGGCATCAGCGAGCCGAGCGAGGAGCTGGCGATGCACATCGACGCCGCCAAGGCCGACCGGGCCGGGCTCACTCCGGAGGCCATCAGCGCGCAGGTCGCCGGGGCGCTGCTCGGCCGACCAGCGGGGATTGTCCGGCTCGATGACCGTTCGATCGGCGTCCGGGTGCGCGCGCCTGACTCCGTGCGCTTTGAGGAAAGCCGCCTCGGTTCGCTGCCGGTGCTGAGCAGCGCTGGCGCCTCGGCCACCGCGCTCGCCGCCTTCGCGTCGTTCACCCCCGTGGAAACGCGGGCCGAACTCTTGCGGCAAAACCAGCAACAGATAATCGACATGACCTCGGACATCTCCGGCCGCTCGCTCGGCGATGTCATGAAGGATGTCAAGCGCGTCGTGGCCGAGATTCCTCCGACGCAGGGTATCCGCATGGAACTGGCGGGGCAGTATGCCTCGCAGCAGGCGGCCTTCCGTTCGCTCGTGATGGTGCTCGCCATGGCGGCCCTGAGTGTCGTGGCCGTGATGGTGGTTCAGTTCCGCTCCTTTACCGAACCGTTCGTGGTGCTGCTGGCCGCGCCAATCTCCTTCGTGGGCGCGCTGGCGCTACTCGAGATCACCGGCACGCCGCTCAACGTCTCGTCCTTCATGGGACTGATCCTGCTCGTGGGATTGATCGTGAAGAACGGGATCATCCTGCTTGACTTCACCCACCGACGCATGGCGGAAGCCGGCATCGACCTCGAGACCGCCCTCACCGAGGCCGGCAGGATTCGGCTCCGCCCGATTCTCATGACGACGCTCTGTACCCTGTTCGGGCTGCTGCCGCTTGCCCTCGGCCTCGGCGCCGGGAGTGAAATGCAGAAGCCCCTCGCGCTGGCCGTGATCGGCGGCCTGGCGCTGTCGACCCCGATCACCCTGTACGTCGTACCCACCCTGCTCGTCGCCATTCGTGGCCGAGCGCATACCATCACACGGAGTGCTCCATGA
- a CDS encoding efflux RND transporter periplasmic adaptor subunit gives MSQLMSYPRRPAHGAVVVVLLLVVASCAKESDGAATAEVSAVVGARTELVVEGDFTETVGAIGVVEPRIGHRAVLSAPIATRVTAVAVSAGERVVRGQVLVEFEKLTIDADARSAEAAALAAQQAFDRAERMVTYGIAARREQEQAAAALAQAKAALATARRTADLTSLRAPISGVVTQMNATLGASVDPSQALVEIADPSVVDVVLALSAHDAARVHVGAKVMLHAGSASGGEVLGEATVVDIAGVVDAQTHSVAVRARAGQTSRGLRIGETFYANVVLAVRPHALMVPAEALVPEGDGYKVFVVDASGMAVARDVTVGGRHDGTVEVTRGLTAGERVVTYGAYGVTDSATIVLPGTKPVADSAKGGA, from the coding sequence ATGAGTCAGCTCATGTCGTACCCCCGACGACCTGCCCACGGCGCCGTCGTCGTCGTGCTCCTCTTGGTGGTGGCCTCCTGCGCGAAGGAATCCGACGGCGCAGCCACAGCGGAGGTGTCCGCGGTGGTCGGGGCGCGGACGGAGCTCGTGGTCGAGGGCGACTTTACCGAGACGGTGGGTGCGATCGGGGTGGTCGAGCCGCGGATCGGCCATCGTGCCGTGCTGAGTGCCCCAATCGCGACGCGGGTCACGGCGGTGGCCGTCTCGGCCGGCGAACGCGTCGTACGGGGTCAGGTGCTGGTCGAGTTCGAGAAGCTCACCATCGACGCCGACGCCCGCAGCGCCGAGGCAGCCGCACTTGCGGCGCAGCAAGCGTTCGACCGGGCCGAGCGCATGGTGACGTACGGGATCGCGGCGCGTCGGGAACAGGAGCAGGCCGCCGCCGCCCTCGCTCAGGCGAAGGCCGCCCTCGCCACGGCACGGCGCACCGCCGACCTGACCTCACTGCGCGCGCCGATCAGCGGGGTGGTGACCCAGATGAACGCCACCCTGGGTGCATCGGTGGACCCCTCCCAGGCGCTCGTCGAGATCGCCGACCCGAGCGTGGTCGACGTCGTCCTGGCCCTCTCGGCGCACGACGCCGCCCGGGTGCATGTCGGGGCGAAGGTCATGCTGCATGCCGGGTCGGCCTCCGGAGGCGAAGTGCTCGGCGAGGCCACCGTGGTCGACATCGCCGGGGTCGTCGATGCCCAGACGCATTCCGTGGCCGTTCGAGCGCGGGCTGGCCAGACCAGCCGAGGCCTCCGGATCGGTGAGACGTTCTATGCCAACGTGGTGCTCGCCGTACGGCCACATGCCCTCATGGTGCCCGCCGAGGCCCTGGTGCCGGAGGGGGATGGCTACAAGGTCTTCGTGGTCGACGCGAGCGGCATGGCCGTGGCCCGTGATGTCACGGTGGGCGGCCGCCACGATGGCACGGTGGAGGTCACCCGCGGCCTCACGGCCGGCGAGCGCGTGGTGACGTACGGGGCCTACGGGGTGACCGACAGCGCCACCATCGTGCTGCCCGGCACGAAGCCCGTGGCGGATTCCGCGAAGGGCGGGGCGTAG
- a CDS encoding TolC family protein, whose translation MHTTIRFLIAAVLVPFAASGAQQSAPLTRSDAIAAAMERGPRAAITRADTALASAQLLAASALPDPVLSATYTKDVPSYHVTASFPLDFLTLRGLRVQSAEASRVAARYRFTFDRALLALDADTTYTRALAAQAKVALSRRNAEAADSLRRIAVVRRDAGDVSDFDVELATVNAGQQANLAAGDSLTLTSALLDLQLLIGTAGNEVRIVLADTLAAPGTIASPAAGSSPLPVLRATAALDAADLALRLEHRSRFFLPGLVVGFDTGDPTSPTGGLLPVIGISLPLPLFNRNRGPIAIAKAERERAEAELSLTRNASRAEIARAQREAAGALGRVARDRILVTSAERVATMSLAAYREGAAPLTSVIEAQRNSRDVLGQYIDDVASALIASATLHALLTTPTSGSTP comes from the coding sequence ATGCACACCACCATTCGATTCCTGATTGCCGCGGTCCTCGTTCCCTTCGCCGCGTCCGGCGCCCAGCAGTCCGCCCCGCTCACCCGGTCCGATGCGATCGCGGCCGCCATGGAACGGGGGCCGCGCGCGGCGATCACACGCGCTGACACGGCCCTCGCGAGTGCCCAACTGCTGGCGGCCAGCGCGCTTCCCGACCCGGTGCTCAGCGCCACGTACACGAAGGACGTGCCGTCGTACCACGTGACCGCCTCGTTCCCGCTCGACTTCCTCACCCTCCGCGGCTTGCGAGTGCAGTCGGCCGAGGCGTCCCGGGTGGCGGCTCGATATCGCTTCACCTTCGACCGGGCGCTCCTCGCCCTCGATGCCGACACGACCTACACCCGCGCCCTCGCGGCCCAGGCGAAGGTGGCGCTGTCACGCCGCAACGCGGAGGCGGCCGATTCGCTTCGGCGCATCGCGGTGGTGCGGCGCGACGCCGGTGATGTGAGTGACTTTGATGTGGAGCTGGCCACCGTGAATGCCGGCCAGCAAGCGAACCTTGCGGCCGGTGATTCCCTCACCCTGACCTCGGCGCTCCTCGACCTGCAACTCCTCATCGGCACCGCCGGCAACGAGGTCCGGATCGTGCTGGCCGACACGCTCGCCGCACCGGGCACGATCGCGAGCCCTGCCGCCGGCTCGAGCCCCCTCCCGGTCCTGCGCGCCACGGCCGCCCTCGATGCCGCCGACCTGGCACTGCGACTGGAGCATCGCAGCAGATTCTTCCTGCCGGGACTGGTCGTCGGCTTCGACACCGGGGATCCGACCAGCCCGACCGGCGGACTGCTCCCCGTGATCGGCATCTCCCTGCCACTGCCACTGTTCAATCGGAATCGTGGTCCGATCGCCATCGCGAAGGCGGAGCGCGAACGTGCCGAAGCGGAGCTGTCGCTGACCCGCAACGCCAGCCGCGCCGAGATCGCCCGTGCCCAGCGCGAAGCCGCCGGCGCGCTGGGTCGAGTGGCCCGCGACCGGATTCTGGTCACGAGCGCCGAGCGGGTGGCCACGATGTCGCTCGCGGCGTATCGCGAAGGGGCGGCCCCGCTCACCAGCGTGATCGAAGCCCAGCGGAATTCCCGCGATGTCCTTGGGCAGTACATCGATGATGTGGCCAGCGCACTGATCGCCTCGGCGACCCTGCACGCCCTCCTCACCACGCCCACTTCCGGATCCACTCCATGA
- a CDS encoding response regulator transcription factor — MRILLVEDDDHLATVIHDGLAEHAMIVTWAATRAEGQQRALAEHHDVLLLDVMLPGGSGFDLCRDLRTAGLTTPILMLTARDSVDDRVTGLDVGADDYLTKPFAFRELLARVRALARRPVLAGAVVRVADLEVDFAARSVTRGGRAIELTAKEFALLTCLTRHLGVVVDRAVISAEVWDDNHDPFTNVLEVLIRRLRRKLDDDFEPKLIHTLRGAGYRFGP; from the coding sequence ATGCGCATCCTGCTGGTCGAGGACGACGATCACCTGGCCACCGTCATCCACGATGGCCTTGCGGAACACGCGATGATCGTGACGTGGGCGGCCACGCGCGCCGAAGGGCAGCAGCGCGCGTTGGCCGAGCACCACGATGTGCTGCTCCTCGACGTGATGCTTCCTGGCGGCAGCGGATTCGACCTCTGTCGCGACCTGCGTACCGCCGGGCTGACCACCCCGATCCTCATGCTCACTGCGCGCGACAGTGTCGACGATCGCGTCACGGGACTCGATGTCGGCGCCGATGACTACCTCACCAAGCCGTTTGCCTTCCGCGAGCTGCTCGCTCGTGTGCGGGCACTGGCGCGCCGTCCGGTGCTGGCCGGCGCGGTCGTCCGCGTGGCCGACCTCGAGGTGGACTTCGCGGCACGTTCCGTCACCCGGGGGGGCCGGGCGATCGAGCTGACGGCCAAGGAATTCGCCCTCCTCACCTGCCTCACACGCCACCTCGGCGTCGTCGTCGACCGCGCAGTCATCAGCGCCGAGGTCTGGGACGACAACCACGACCCGTTCACGAACGTCCTGGAAGTGCTGATTCGCCGGCTGCGCCGAAAGCTGGACGACGATTTCGAGCCGAAACTCATTCACACGCTCCGCGGCGCGGGCTACCGCTTCGGGCCATGA